The DNA window GTCGGGCTCGGGCATCACCGCCACGGTTGCAGCGCTGGTGTGGATGCGCCCTTGCGACTCGGTGGCGGGCACGCGCTGCACGCGGTGGCCGCCGCTCTCGAACTTGAGCCGCCCGTACACGCCCTCGCCGCTGATGCGCACCACAGCCTCTTTCACGCCGCCGAGGTCGCTGTCGGCATGGCTGATGACTTCGCAGCGCCAGCCGCGGCGCTCGGCATAGCGGGTGTACATGCGCAACAGGTCGGCGGCGAACAGGGCGGATTCGTCGCCCCCGGTCCCGGCGCGCACCTCGAGGAAAGCGGGCTTGCGGTCGTCCGGGTCGCGTGGCAGCAGGGCGGTTTGCAGCTCGGCTTCGAGCGTGGCGATGCGCTGCTGCGTGGATGCGATTTCGTCCTGCGCCAAGGCGCGCATCTCGGGCTCGGCCAGCAGCGCCTGGGCGTCGGCGTGCTCGGCTTCGGCCTGCAGCAACTCGGCGTAGAGCGCGGCCAGCGGCGCGAGCTCGGCGCGCTCGCTGCCCAGGGCGCGCAGGCGGACTGGGTCGGCGGCGCTGTCGGGCGCACCGAGCAGGGCGTCGATCTCGTCCATGCGGCGCAGCATGGCGGCCAGCTTGTCGCGCAGGGAGGGTTTCATGGGGTTGTGTGCGGATGTGCGGAGCGGACGCGCGAACTCGGGCAGCGCGCGGCGCAGGCTTGCAGCCCGGCACGCGCCGCCGGTTCAGCTAGGTGTTGTTGGCGTCGCTGCCGTGGCCGTCGCCGCTGTCGCCGTTGCTGCCGCAGCCGCGGTGCGGCGTGAGAAACAGGCGCTGCACTGCGCGCGCGACTTGCTCGCGGTGGGCGGGGTCGCTGTGGTGCATGGCGGCGTAGGCGTTGTGCATGAATTTTTGCGACAGATTGCGCGCCAGCATGTCGAGCACCGCCTCGGCGTCTTCGCCACGCGCC is part of the Thiomonas sp. X19 genome and encodes:
- the prfA gene encoding peptide chain release factor 1; translated protein: MKPSLRDKLAAMLRRMDEIDALLGAPDSAADPVRLRALGSERAELAPLAALYAELLQAEAEHADAQALLAEPEMRALAQDEIASTQQRIATLEAELQTALLPRDPDDRKPAFLEVRAGTGGDESALFAADLLRMYTRYAERRGWRCEVISHADSDLGGVKEAVVRISGEGVYGRLKFESGGHRVQRVPATESQGRIHTSAATVAVMPEPDAQAAVRINPAELRIDTFRASGAGGQHINKTDSAVRIIHLPTGLVVECQDDRSQHRNKAQALAVLAARLEQRQRQEAQAKEAAQRKSLVGSGDRSDRIRTYNVPQGRITDHRINLTLYKIDAILNGDLDELLDALHAEHQAELLMALGEA